A window of Mixophyes fleayi isolate aMixFle1 chromosome 10, aMixFle1.hap1, whole genome shotgun sequence contains these coding sequences:
- the LOC142103479 gene encoding transmembrane protein 272-like, which produces MAGGDATEKLSERCCNCKFLVELIFALIWTAICIALIVVGALNINNCNQEPNIPIFMIVAGAFGLAYWIFLPFDCCLPTVRKVFNILVALFLFAWFIAGSVWVFRIYPTQNRACDNGMYLFAFSILIIFYLFIGLGIIGSLIACCCCENSCFTGFFKCFELCNCLKCCKSIQCSSCLKSCICCKCSQCSVEKA; this is translated from the exons atggcaggaggagaTGCTACAGAAAAGCTAAGCGAGC GCTGCTGCAATTGCAAGTTTT tgGTTGAGCTGATATTTGCCTTAATATGGACTGCAATTTGCATTGCATTGATTGTCGTAG GTGctttaaacataaataattgcAACCAAGAACCTAATATTCCAATATTCATGATTGTCGCGGGGGCATTCGGTCTTGCATACTGGATATTCTTACCATTTGACTGTTGTCTTCCCACCGTCAGAAAAGTCTTCAATATACTTGTTGCTCTTTTCCTCTTTGCCTGGTTTATTGCAG GCAGTGTGTGGGTGTTCAGAATTTACCCCACACAAAACAGGGCTTGTGACAATGGCATGTACCTCTTTGCTTTCTCCATCCTGATCATTTTTTACCTCTTTATTGGTCTTGGAATCATTGGCAGCCTCATTGCCTGTTGCTGCTGTGAGAATTCA tgtttcaCTGGATTTTTCAAGTGTTTTGAGCTATGCAACTGTTTAAAGTGCTGCAAGAGTATCCAGTGCAGCAGTTGTTTGAAAAGCTGCATATGTTGTAAGTGTTCACAATGCAGCGTTGAAAAGGCTTAA